A segment of the Suncus etruscus isolate mSunEtr1 chromosome 19, mSunEtr1.pri.cur, whole genome shotgun sequence genome:
gatgagagcctctataagaattccacttattttcggcatattagacttttaccccagtttattacttttctcttcttcaaacaaaaccatgtaacttgaactagctagtcctgccccccagatagagggggaaataagggaggcaccaggaccaaacaggtgcaactACTACTattaagtagtaggctagatacagtggggaccacatattctagcaacctgggggtgagggaagaggatatgggaggtaggacgaaaacggaggtgtagggaggacaatttggtgatgggaatcccccctgattttatgtaaatatgtacctaaaatattattgttaacaatatgtaagccactatgatcaaaataaaaattataaaaaaattgatagaaaagaagggagagaattaCCAGGTAAGTAGAAATGGTAgttaattaattttcatattcCCTAGATCTCTAATCTTATTATTGTTCtacttttctgttgttttgttaatAGAAGGGCAGAGATAATAACCTTAGAGGAAGCAACAAGTATGGGTCATGCTTTCTGTACTCTTGATGGATGCACTGACCCATGCAATCAACAAGGATGCTACCCTATGCTATGTACTCTGAAGAAGAGACACTATTATCAAGGTCCTGCCTTTATAGATTTTATAAGACTTATTTTTCCAGCTCTTCTACTGCAATTGTTATCTCATTCCTTCTCATTGGTGTCCCAGGAGCCTAATTGCACAAGTCATAGTCATTTTTTCCCCTGAATTTGTCCTTTTGTATACTTCATCTAATATGGTGAGTTTCTACACAAACTaatttcattatataaatatgCTTACTGTTGTCAGTTTTTAGTCTTTGACTTTCCTCTAACCAGTGTgtataaaaacttaaataataaagaattaacTTTTAGATTTGGAATAGAGAGAAATCTTTGAGATAGTTTGTTGGATACTATTATAAATGCTGGTATTTGTATACAAAATTTTTAGTAGTTCTGGACTCATGTGAGAATAATGCATtcaatattactttttttctagAACAGTAGCGAACTCTACTGGGTGGAACCACATTGGATTAAATTACATTTGAAGAAATCTTAGGTGGTACTTTTATTTCAAtgagcacaaaagagaaaagggataaAGACAAGGAAGATTGTAGGTAAAATACACAAcctaaaaagaaacataatatgaCATTTAACTATCAGCATTATTACAAGCAAACTCATCTCCCAGTGAACAACTGCAAATTACCCTCAAGGATTCTTCAAGAGGGTTGTAGAAAAGTATTTTGTGTGTTATGTGTCTTTCAGTATCTACCAATGCTAGAAAACTGGAATTAATTCCTGTTGTCTAAAAAATCTGCATCCTAATCATATCCATTAGTCCCACTAAACCCAAGTTGCACATTCAAAAGGAATCCTCAAAAATTCCTTTTTAATCAGAAGGTCTTCACTACGActgaaaattttctcaaagaCCTATTGTGAGAAGAATCAGGCTTTCATTACTTTGTACAAAGGAAAGTACATTTATTTCCAATTTTagtgtttcttttgcttttgtctaGATGCTTCACAGAAAGTAAACTTAAATGATTTACAAAATGATgttcaaaataagagaaaagcatGTTAATTCACTTGCTAAGTGAGTTAACTATCAGTCAAGTGGTTCTTCCCAAGCTTCTGCAGATATTTTGCAGCCCCAGAAATAGTGGTTTCACTCTCACATGCTGTTCTGCTTCAGTTAGCTTCATGTGGCCACCTGCAGAAATAGTTCTGCATTTTCTCTTCCTTGTCTATATGCTGGTCAGggcaaaatttagaaaaatacatatttccaTATTCTCATTCACGAGCACAAAGTGAATTTGAACATCAAAGAACTAACTAGATTATTTAACTCTTTGCCCTATTTAGCTGTGTACTTGTCAACATTTTTTTTCCAACTAAACAATCATACATCATAACCACTAAGTTGGAGCTGCAGAATTATAAGGAACTTAGGAGATATGCACACAAGAACCTTCTAATTGAAAAGAGACACAGTGAAgactaaaatagttattttttaaataatttttattgtgatcaaagtgaattacaagtatttcacagtaatatttaaggtacatagtgacaatgaattagggccattcccaccaacagtgttgctCTCCCTCTACTCCTATTTCCAGTATGCATTCCCATACCTCCCCGCTTAGCCccatgaactgctagtgtaacagatcccaTTTGTgtatagcatgttgtagattgggtattgattatgccgttgttaactttgggtttggtgcttaaccAGTTGTatgaactgaaataaaataattctttttataagatttttgtttaaaaactatGCTTATtcatgagtggaaataaaaaatgatcagacttaagcaccaaacccaaagtcatcaacaccacaatcaatacccaatctacaacaagctatacacaaaagggatctgttacactagcagttcatggggcaaagggaggaggtatggggatgcatgttgggaataggggttgagggagggcaacactgtggtgggaatggccctaattcattgtcactatgtatcttaaatatcactgtgaaagacttgtaattcactttgattacaataaaaattattttaaaaaactatgctTATTCAAGGACTGGGGAGGTAGTATAAACAATGGGGTGCTTGCTCTATAAAAGACTGACccatgttctatccctggcatgagATATGGTTCCAAAagcaccagcagtgatccctaagtgcagagtcaagagtaaatcctcatcaccactgagtgtggtcccaaggaaagcaaataaacaaatacaaaaattattctttttcagtgtcttttaaaaatcattgttgttttattttggaggtcaAAGCCTGTGATTTATAGAAGCTAATCTTAGCTTGTTTCTTGGTGATTGCATAAGAGAACCTTAAAATGTCAGGCAAACTTATCCTCTGGTTTGTAAGGCGTGTACACTAATCCTTGTAGCTACCTCCCTATCATGTATAGTGGTTTGTTTAACTGATTTAGTGTCACAAATCAGTGATGCACAGAAACTACATCTAGCTTAGTACCTAGATCTGGGGTCACTATTGacagtacttggaggaccatgaagtgctaggcattgaacccagggcctcacacacacTAGGCAAGTACTCTGATGAGTTATGCATAACCTGACccctatattttttaacattaaattGTGATTTGGAACTTTAGGCTGGGTAGCAAAAATCAAAATGTGTTTGAAGTAATATAAGTATCCAtaaatgatttgttttttttttttgtttttttttttggaaatgcaTTAGACTTTAATCTCTAATATCTAACATTATTGCTTCAGGAaaattcctcccccaccccaagccaAGAATACAATgctaattacataaaaatatacacatacaaaaaGCAGTTCTCCATTTTCCCAAGAAAAAGCAATGCACGCAACCAGTAACTTCTAGAATCTTCAAGTGTTTTCATTAGAGTCTCAGTCATTTCATTCACCTAGCTGTCATTTTCATGTGTTTAAGTGAAACATTAGCCAACCGTTAGGGTTTCTGGAGGGAAGATGTCAATATTGAATACAGAACTTCTCTGCCAGGGGATGCGTCCCTTCTCCCACCCACTCACAAAGCAGCAAAACAGGTTAGTTTCATGTATGAGTAGCTGATCTGTTGCTGCAAGTGCGatccctcttctctcccccagctcacgtgtgtgtgtgtgtgtgtgtgtgtgtgtgtgtgtgtgtttgtgtgtgtgagttggTTAGAACACATAGGGCAAACCTCTTGGACGATCAACAGCAAGAGGAACTGGGCTTGGGCTTTCGGTGCAGACTGACTGTGTCTGTCTGGATCAAGTGATCAGACCGATCCTCGGTAGCTAGCACTCTTCGGACAGCTTCCTCAAAGGCTGCTGTGACATTGGTGGCATCCTTGGCACTTGTTTCAAAGTAAGGGTAGTCGCCGTTGTCCCTGCACCAGGCCTGGGCTTCTTCAGCAGACACCTGCCGTTCACTTATGTCGACCTTGTTCCCCAGAATCACAAAAGGAAAGCTGTCGGGTTCTTTCACATCTGCGTAATATATGAACTCTTTCTTCCAGTTTTTCAGGTTCTGGAAGCTCTGCGAGTCATCAACACTGAAGGTCAGCAGGCAGCAATCTGAACCCCTGTAGAAGGGCGTCCGCAGGCTGCGGAAACGCTCCTGCCCGGCTGTGTCCCAGATCTGCAAGGTAACAAAGTGGCCATCCACCtccaaatctttatttaagaactccACCCCTATGGTGTGGAAGAGCTGTGTATCAAATTTATTAGTTACGTATCTGTTCATAAGTGAGCTCTTCCCAACGCCACCGTCTCCGAGGAGAATAACTTTAAACAGTGAGGATTTTCCTGCCATGATGAATCCTCAAGATCAAGATTGTGGAACCCTTAAAAAGTCAAGTGAGGTTCCTTCTGCTCCACAGTGCCCAACGAGTGCCCACAGGCAATAATCCTCATCCAAGGTTAAAGGACAGATTCAGCAATTTGGTGAAATCCTCTGGCAGAATCTGTTGGGAGGAGCCCCTGAGACCTCAGGGTAGGAATCAGCAGAGCGCCAAGTTCATTCTCGGAGCCAGGGAAGCCTCGTGCCGCCACACGGGGAACGACGGCCGGGAGGTGCGGGCCGGCCCGTCCCGGAGCGGTGAGGAAAGAGAGTGGGTCCGGGGCGCCGCGAGCAGGAGGCAGTGATGGCGGCGCGGCCCGGGTCCCAGGCCAGTGGCTCCCGTCCAGCGGCGACGGAAGAACCTCCATAAATGATTTGTATCACAGTTCTGTTCTTTGGTTTCTAAGACATTCAATACAAGTCAGTATTAATTACAGATCTGATTATATTAGTTACTGATCTTAGATATTGATCTTGTTAGTAGGATCATAAATGTAACTTTTGgtagaagtttatttattttttttgtttgtttttgtttttgttttggggccacacccggtggtgctcaggggttactcctggctgtctgctcagaaatagctcctggcaggcacgggggaccatatgggacaccgggattcgaaccaaccacctttggtcctggaagaAGTTTATGTTTAACAGGTGTGACATCTGAGTTGTTTCATAATACTCATGATATCTCTGAGCATACTCCCAAACACCTGGGATGCATCATGGTGCTGAGTATAACTGGGAGTTACTCTCCTTCCAGTCCCAGCGGGCCAGGTccct
Coding sequences within it:
- the LOC125997370 gene encoding ras-related protein Rab-9A translates to MAGKSSLFKVILLGDGGVGKSSLMNRYVTNKFDTQLFHTIGVEFLNKDLEVDGHFVTLQIWDTAGQERFRSLRTPFYRGSDCCLLTFSVDDSQSFQNLKNWKKEFIYYADVKEPDSFPFVILGNKVDISERQVSAEEAQAWCRDNGDYPYFETSAKDATNVTAAFEEAVRRVLATEDRSDHLIQTDTVSLHRKPKPSSSCC